From the Campylobacter concisus genome, the window ACTAGCACAAAAAGCGAGCAAGCTAGAAAAAATTTAGATGAGATAATCACTGCAAATTTCAAGCGCGCCCAGGAGAGTGCCCGCGTGCTTGAAGAGTGCTTTAAGCTCATAAATTTAGAACAAGCCGAGCTTTTTAAAGGCATAAGATACGAGCTTTATGAGCTTGAAAAAGAACTTTAACTAAAAATTTAAATCTTTTCTTGTATAATCGCAATCAATTATTTTTAAAAATTTAAAGGAAATTTCGTGAGTTTAATATTTTTGATCTTACAGTTTGCTCTAGCTGTCATCATAACTATCGCTGTTTTACTTCAAAAAAGCTCATCTATCGGACTTGGGGCATATAGCGGAAGTAACGAGAGTCTTTTTGGAGCAAAAGGACCAGCTGGATTTTTAGCTAAATTTACTTTTATCGTAGGTATTTTATTTATCTTAAATACACTTGCACTTGGATACTTCTACAATAAAGATCTAAAACGCTCTATCGTTGATAGCGTCGATAGTAAATCTCTAGTCATACCAAAGTCAAACGACGTACCATCAGCTCCTAGTGCACCACAGACTCCAGCAAAATAACAATGATAAAAACACTTTTAGCGTCATTCTTGACGCTAACATTTGCTTTAGCAGACGCTCATATTTTAGTCTATCATCGCTTTGACGATCCAAGACATACAAGCACTGATATTTCTATTAAAAATTTAAGAGAGCAGTTTGAATATTTCAAAAATAATGGCTATGAAGTCGTTAAACTTTCAAAGTTAGTCGATGCTGTAAACGCTGGCGAAAAAATACCTGATAACTGGATCGTCATCACTGTAGATGATGGTTATAAAAGTTTCTATGACAAGGCCCTTAGTGTATTTAAAGAGTACAACTATCCATTTGCGCTAATGCTTTATGTGGAAGCCAGCGCAAATAAATATGGCGATTATTTGGACTTT encodes:
- the secG gene encoding preprotein translocase subunit SecG — encoded protein: MSLIFLILQFALAVIITIAVLLQKSSSIGLGAYSGSNESLFGAKGPAGFLAKFTFIVGILFILNTLALGYFYNKDLKRSIVDSVDSKSLVIPKSNDVPSAPSAPQTPAK